One window of Corallococcus caeni genomic DNA carries:
- a CDS encoding agmatinase family protein, with protein sequence MATHFDPAAAAQPGSGIFGLPHSPDEAHVVVIPVPFEATTSYGGGTSNGPAALLEASKQVDLFDVETGRPYERGIAMLEAPAELHLWNERAKERALLVIEAGGIESGDAELLSAAKDVNGFSEKLNDHVYRTAKHWLEQGKRVAAVGGDHAISYGIIQAHAEKYPGMGVLHLDAHADLRVAYEGFTWSHASIFYNVCERIPGVKTLVQVGLRDMSENEHRYIERSGGRIHAFYDAVLQQNRFDGLPWNQQVKQIVDKLPQQVYLSFDIDGLDPVLCPNTGTPVPGGLSFPEATALVAGVVRSGRTIVGFDLTEVAPDPEGSEWDANVGARLLYKMIGWMLKSQKA encoded by the coding sequence ATGGCTACCCACTTCGACCCCGCCGCCGCCGCGCAGCCGGGCTCCGGCATCTTCGGCCTCCCACACTCTCCCGACGAGGCTCACGTCGTCGTCATCCCCGTGCCCTTCGAGGCCACCACCAGCTACGGCGGCGGCACGTCCAACGGCCCCGCCGCCCTGCTGGAGGCCAGCAAGCAGGTGGACCTGTTCGACGTGGAAACCGGCCGGCCCTACGAGCGCGGCATCGCCATGCTGGAGGCCCCCGCCGAGTTGCACCTGTGGAACGAGCGCGCCAAGGAGCGCGCCCTGCTCGTCATCGAAGCGGGCGGCATCGAGTCCGGCGACGCCGAGCTGCTCTCCGCCGCGAAGGACGTGAACGGCTTCAGCGAGAAGCTCAACGACCACGTCTACCGCACCGCGAAGCACTGGCTGGAGCAGGGCAAGCGCGTGGCCGCCGTGGGCGGAGACCACGCCATCTCCTACGGCATCATCCAGGCCCACGCGGAGAAGTACCCCGGCATGGGCGTGCTCCACCTGGACGCGCACGCCGACCTGCGCGTCGCGTACGAGGGCTTCACCTGGTCGCACGCGTCCATCTTCTACAACGTGTGCGAGCGCATCCCGGGCGTGAAGACGCTGGTCCAGGTGGGCCTGCGCGACATGAGCGAGAACGAGCACCGCTACATCGAGCGCTCCGGCGGCCGCATCCACGCCTTCTACGACGCCGTCCTCCAGCAGAACCGCTTCGACGGCCTGCCCTGGAACCAGCAGGTGAAGCAGATCGTCGACAAGCTGCCGCAGCAGGTCTACCTGTCCTTCGACATCGACGGGCTGGACCCGGTGCTGTGCCCGAACACCGGCACGCCCGTCCCCGGCGGCCTGTCCTTCCCGGAGGCCACCGCGCTCGTCGCGGGCGTCGTGCGCTCGGGCCGCACCATCGTCGGCTTCGACCTCACCGAAGTGGCCCCCGACCCGGAGGGCAGCGAGTGGGACGCCAACGTGGGCGCCCGCCTGCTCTACAAGATGATCGGCTGGATGCTGAAGTCGCAGAAGGCCTGA
- a CDS encoding DNA gyrase inhibitor YacG: MPLAPCPICQKPVPPRPENTSQPFCSRRCRAVDLGRWLGEEYRVPDRQAEQQEDELPSDGETRRHDA; encoded by the coding sequence ATGCCACTCGCGCCGTGTCCCATCTGTCAGAAGCCCGTGCCGCCGCGCCCGGAAAACACCTCCCAACCCTTCTGCTCCCGCCGCTGCCGCGCCGTGGACCTGGGCCGCTGGCTGGGCGAGGAGTACCGCGTGCCCGACCGTCAGGCCGAGCAGCAGGAGGACGAGCTACCCTCCGACGGCGAGACGCGCCGCCACGACGCCTGA
- a CDS encoding magnesium transporter — MQTPSDTAHTLLQGDRLSRDFTAVGVEDTVAQALEKLRAHPGTGEVFYCYACDPDGRLVGVVPIRKLIRAGPDERIASLMFTRVVKLPVDASDAVVEDFFVTYRFLAFPVVDADGRIVGVVEMNQFVDAFSDTLFDEVEGRVRDEVYRFVGLPEGEERETRPGRMALKRFPWLLVNIAGGFLAATTTRLFERTVAELVVVSAFIPMVLVLSESLGVQTTAVSVSMVSHGEVDKKVVVREVLAASLAGLMAATVVALLGRFYSPGFGFPLALFVAVTVSATLASCLGGVLPFLFKRLKVDPHLASAPLVLAVSDNVTLLAYFGLVTRLLL, encoded by the coding sequence GTGCAGACCCCCTCGGACACCGCTCACACGCTGCTGCAAGGCGACCGGCTGTCCCGGGACTTCACCGCCGTGGGCGTGGAGGACACGGTCGCCCAGGCGCTGGAGAAGCTGCGCGCCCACCCCGGCACGGGGGAGGTCTTCTACTGCTACGCGTGCGACCCGGACGGCCGCCTGGTGGGCGTGGTGCCCATCCGCAAGCTGATCCGCGCGGGGCCCGACGAGCGCATCGCGTCGCTGATGTTCACGCGGGTGGTGAAGCTGCCGGTGGACGCGTCCGACGCGGTGGTGGAGGACTTCTTCGTTACCTACCGCTTCCTGGCGTTCCCGGTGGTGGACGCGGACGGGCGCATCGTGGGCGTGGTGGAGATGAACCAGTTCGTGGACGCGTTCTCCGACACGCTCTTCGACGAGGTGGAGGGCCGCGTGCGCGACGAGGTCTACCGCTTCGTGGGCCTCCCCGAGGGCGAGGAGCGGGAGACGCGTCCGGGGCGCATGGCGCTCAAGCGCTTCCCATGGCTGCTCGTGAACATCGCCGGCGGGTTCCTGGCGGCCACCACGACGCGGCTGTTCGAGCGCACGGTCGCGGAGCTGGTGGTGGTGAGCGCCTTCATCCCCATGGTGCTGGTGTTGTCGGAGAGCCTGGGCGTGCAGACGACGGCGGTGTCGGTGTCGATGGTCTCCCACGGCGAGGTGGACAAGAAGGTGGTGGTCCGCGAGGTGCTGGCCGCGAGCCTGGCCGGGTTGATGGCGGCGACGGTGGTGGCGCTCCTGGGGCGCTTCTATTCGCCGGGGTTCGGCTTCCCCCTGGCGCTGTTCGTGGCGGTGACGGTGTCCGCCACGCTGGCGTCGTGCCTGGGCGGGGTGCTGCCGTTCCTCTTCAAGCGGCTGAAGGTGGATCCGCACCTGGCGTCGGCGCCGCTGGTGCTGGCGGTGTCCGACAACGTGACGCTGCTGGCGTACTTCGGATTGGTGACGCGGTTGTTGTTGTAA
- a CDS encoding serine/threonine-protein kinase: protein MSSPRYQSLGPLLAGEGSRAFLGLSLEEGATPRPVVLIWAPPEIAQNPELVARLERETNRAIVFEHPNILRVYGLEKLDGGLARVTEFADGEPLRRVLEANPRMSPGFAALVVADAAMGLHYAHVAGNDDGSPLVHGDIRPETLMVSFSGFTKVTGYGALSVAPRERGGKRVKNRRAYTSPEQLLGGREAVNVQSDVFLLGLTLHECLTGKMPFKESADPDKAVLNRALPPMPADVPLKLDAVVRRATTKRALERYPSALAFREALVDAIGKLPEHEEFAAHLAKLFPPEAEARAARRATIEKGIAEALSKAGMSAPQIAELIAQGVGLAEPVKNKAPELSSAESSKPAPVQSVTAAPQASASTQAPAAHASASVQASQVASSSAAHGSQGAQASATTQAASAQPSAHSVPASSAAQSTQASHGAQAAAASSASAVTAQGATSGTPSPAPTTSTETRPAGPIFGGAASPVVQSAAAQKPSRSWVPFVVGGLVLTLGAGAVIVQRQLQGTMTVETFDAGLPTVVVAEPFDAGIEDAGVDAGVDAGPTMGILDLTVEPRVEVTLNNALLGRTPLSASLPPGKHLLTFTNGALGISVSRTVTVAPTGRSAYQFFLNKAFINVRGPAGANVTIDGKPAGTVPVEELDVYEGYHRLNVTVGPSHWQKTFTIEPGQRVNFDVDFQEPQEAVEE from the coding sequence ATGAGTTCGCCTCGCTATCAATCACTCGGCCCCCTCCTTGCTGGAGAGGGCTCGCGTGCCTTCCTCGGCCTGTCGCTGGAGGAAGGCGCCACGCCCCGTCCCGTCGTGCTCATCTGGGCACCGCCTGAGATTGCCCAGAACCCGGAGCTGGTGGCGCGCCTGGAGCGCGAGACGAACCGCGCCATCGTCTTCGAACACCCGAACATCCTGCGCGTGTACGGCCTGGAGAAGCTGGACGGCGGCCTCGCGCGAGTCACCGAGTTCGCGGACGGCGAGCCCCTGCGGCGCGTGCTGGAGGCGAACCCGCGCATGTCGCCCGGGTTCGCGGCGCTGGTGGTGGCGGACGCGGCGATGGGCCTGCACTACGCGCACGTCGCCGGCAACGACGACGGTTCACCGCTGGTGCACGGGGACATCCGGCCCGAGACCCTGATGGTGTCCTTCAGCGGCTTCACGAAGGTGACGGGCTACGGAGCGCTCTCCGTGGCGCCGCGCGAGCGGGGTGGCAAGCGCGTGAAGAACCGGCGCGCGTACACGTCCCCGGAGCAGTTGCTGGGCGGGCGTGAAGCGGTCAACGTGCAGTCGGACGTGTTCCTGCTGGGGCTCACGCTGCACGAGTGCCTCACGGGGAAGATGCCGTTCAAGGAGTCGGCGGATCCGGACAAGGCGGTGCTCAACCGCGCCCTGCCCCCGATGCCCGCGGACGTGCCGCTGAAGCTCGACGCCGTCGTGCGCCGCGCGACGACGAAGCGCGCGCTGGAGCGCTACCCGTCGGCGCTCGCGTTCCGCGAGGCGCTGGTGGATGCGATTGGCAAGCTGCCGGAGCACGAGGAGTTCGCGGCGCACCTGGCGAAGCTGTTCCCGCCGGAGGCCGAGGCGCGCGCGGCGCGGCGGGCGACCATCGAGAAGGGCATCGCGGAGGCGCTGTCCAAGGCGGGCATGTCCGCGCCGCAGATCGCGGAGCTCATCGCGCAGGGCGTGGGGCTCGCGGAGCCCGTGAAGAACAAGGCGCCAGAGCTCTCCTCGGCGGAGAGCAGCAAGCCCGCGCCCGTGCAGTCCGTCACTGCCGCCCCCCAGGCTTCCGCCTCCACGCAGGCTCCGGCAGCACACGCCTCCGCGTCCGTGCAGGCCTCGCAGGTCGCATCCTCCTCGGCCGCGCACGGCTCGCAAGGCGCGCAGGCTTCCGCCACCACGCAGGCTGCGTCCGCCCAGCCGTCCGCGCACAGCGTGCCTGCTTCGTCGGCTGCGCAGAGCACTCAGGCTTCGCACGGTGCACAGGCCGCTGCCGCGAGCAGCGCGAGCGCGGTAACGGCTCAGGGCGCCACTTCTGGAACGCCCTCCCCTGCCCCCACGACCTCCACGGAGACGCGGCCCGCAGGCCCCATCTTCGGCGGCGCGGCGAGCCCGGTGGTGCAGTCCGCGGCCGCACAGAAGCCTTCGCGTTCCTGGGTACCGTTCGTGGTGGGCGGACTCGTGCTGACGCTCGGCGCGGGCGCGGTGATCGTCCAACGCCAGCTCCAGGGCACGATGACGGTGGAGACCTTCGACGCGGGCCTGCCGACCGTGGTGGTGGCCGAGCCCTTCGACGCGGGCATCGAGGACGCGGGCGTGGACGCAGGTGTCGACGCGGGTCCGACGATGGGCATCCTGGACCTCACGGTGGAGCCGCGCGTGGAGGTCACGCTCAACAACGCACTGCTGGGCCGCACGCCGCTGTCCGCGTCGCTGCCGCCGGGCAAGCACCTGCTCACCTTCACCAACGGCGCGCTTGGCATCTCCGTGTCGCGCACCGTGACGGTGGCGCCCACGGGCCGCTCCGCCTACCAGTTCTTCCTCAACAAGGCCTTCATCAACGTGCGAGGCCCGGCAGGCGCCAACGTCACCATCGACGGCAAGCCCGCGGGCACGGTCCCGGTGGAGGAACTGGACGTCTACGAGGGCTACCACCGCCTCAATGTCACCGTGGGCCCGTCGCACTGGCAGAAGACCTTCACCATCGAGCCCGGCCAGCGCGTCAACTTCGACGTGGACTTCCAGGAGCCCCAGGAGGCCGTGGAGGAGTAA
- a CDS encoding FG-GAP-like repeat-containing protein, whose protein sequence is MKHKSISRFVMIMGVGLLGLIGGCSPVSAGDNDADVGSADSALTAEQCDYFDTNGKVQLCHKTSSKIHSYTIVRVSEQACINAHSAHDGDYVTSLDPTSSLYDPTCSGQGCLPVNAPCDATVPCCDGLTCQSGTCVDANECAAGTDNCDENATCTNTVGSFTCACNAGYEGDGVTCTNIDDCAASPCLNGGTCIDGINSYTCACAPGFTGTNCETNIDECAANPCLNGGTCTDGINSYTCACAPGFTGTNCETNIDECAASPCLNGGTCTDGVAGYTCECAPTYEGTNCEACSGTLGDCNGNSSDGCEVNLQSDAESCGACGIVCSTGQICSNGTCQTAPIGQVPGTPISSPANHNPLAPAVADVNGDGKLDILVANAESGSILLPSGSLSVFLGNGDASVQSEVNYGSASLSSNAVVAVDVDGDGWLDAVTVNGQTNLPLIPGNISVYKNLGPSAPGTFGAPTSFTTGTPGSVHLCTGDFDHDGVADIATTSVTLSQVSVLFGTGTGSFGAPTFIGIPNTGGVQSTIACRDLNSDGFSDLVVTSPASARLSILINQGDGSFAAPVSYSNAVNGQTAGIAFGDANGDGTLDILSNGAAGRYLFFFKGNGNGTFASGVQSTAAATTATNSALGVVADDFNGDGKLDAYILVTTATGGVRPMTGNGNGGFTSGTVVTTGASPGLNAIATADMDADGYADLILTNRGSGTVTVVPNGL, encoded by the coding sequence ATGAAACACAAATCCATTTCGCGCTTTGTCATGATCATGGGGGTCGGTTTGCTCGGCCTCATCGGCGGTTGCAGCCCGGTCTCCGCCGGAGACAATGACGCGGACGTCGGTTCTGCCGACTCCGCCCTCACCGCCGAGCAGTGCGATTACTTCGATACCAACGGCAAGGTCCAGCTCTGCCACAAGACCAGCTCGAAGATTCATTCCTACACGATCGTCCGTGTTAGCGAGCAGGCGTGTATCAACGCGCACAGCGCTCACGACGGTGACTACGTCACCAGCCTCGACCCGACCTCGTCGCTCTACGACCCGACGTGCAGCGGCCAGGGCTGCCTGCCCGTGAACGCGCCGTGCGACGCCACGGTCCCCTGTTGCGACGGCCTCACGTGCCAGAGCGGCACCTGCGTCGACGCCAACGAGTGCGCCGCCGGTACCGACAACTGCGACGAAAACGCCACCTGCACCAACACCGTGGGCTCCTTCACCTGCGCATGCAACGCGGGATACGAGGGCGACGGCGTGACCTGCACGAACATCGACGACTGCGCCGCGAGCCCCTGCCTGAACGGTGGCACCTGCATCGACGGCATCAATAGCTACACATGCGCGTGCGCTCCCGGCTTCACCGGCACCAACTGTGAGACCAACATCGACGAGTGCGCCGCAAACCCCTGCCTGAACGGCGGCACCTGCACCGACGGCATCAATAGCTACACGTGCGCGTGCGCTCCGGGCTTCACCGGCACCAACTGTGAGACCAACATCGACGAGTGCGCCGCAAGCCCCTGCCTGAACGGTGGCACCTGCACCGACGGCGTGGCTGGCTACACCTGCGAGTGCGCGCCGACCTACGAGGGGACCAACTGCGAGGCTTGCTCCGGCACCCTCGGGGACTGCAACGGGAACTCGTCCGACGGCTGCGAGGTGAACCTCCAGAGCGACGCCGAGAGCTGCGGCGCCTGCGGCATCGTGTGCTCGACGGGCCAGATCTGCTCGAACGGCACATGCCAGACCGCTCCCATCGGTCAGGTCCCCGGCACGCCGATCAGCTCCCCCGCGAACCACAACCCGCTGGCCCCGGCGGTCGCCGATGTGAACGGCGACGGCAAGCTCGACATCCTGGTGGCCAACGCCGAATCCGGGTCGATCCTGCTCCCCTCCGGCTCGCTCTCCGTTTTCCTGGGGAACGGCGACGCCAGCGTCCAGTCGGAGGTCAACTACGGGAGCGCCTCGCTCTCCAGCAACGCGGTCGTGGCCGTGGACGTGGACGGCGACGGGTGGCTCGACGCCGTCACTGTCAACGGCCAGACCAACCTGCCCCTCATCCCCGGAAACATCAGCGTCTACAAGAACCTGGGCCCGAGCGCGCCCGGGACCTTCGGCGCGCCGACGAGCTTCACCACCGGCACCCCGGGCTCCGTCCACCTCTGCACCGGGGACTTCGATCACGACGGGGTGGCGGACATCGCCACGACAAGCGTGACCCTGAGCCAGGTGAGCGTGCTCTTCGGCACCGGCACGGGCAGCTTCGGCGCGCCCACGTTCATCGGCATCCCGAACACCGGCGGCGTGCAGTCGACGATCGCCTGCCGTGACCTGAACAGCGATGGCTTCTCCGATCTCGTGGTGACGAGCCCCGCCAGCGCACGCCTGTCGATTCTCATCAACCAGGGCGACGGCTCGTTCGCCGCACCCGTCTCCTACAGCAACGCAGTCAACGGCCAGACGGCGGGCATCGCCTTCGGCGACGCCAACGGCGACGGCACGCTCGACATCCTCTCGAACGGCGCGGCTGGCCGGTACCTCTTCTTCTTCAAGGGGAACGGCAACGGCACCTTCGCGAGCGGTGTTCAGTCCACCGCCGCGGCCACGACGGCCACCAACTCGGCGCTGGGCGTCGTGGCCGATGACTTCAACGGCGATGGCAAGCTCGATGCCTACATCCTCGTGACAACGGCCACGGGCGGCGTCCGCCCGATGACCGGCAACGGCAACGGAGGCTTCACCTCGGGCACCGTCGTCACGACCGGTGCATCGCCTGGACTCAACGCCATCGCCACCGCGGACATGGACGCGGATGGGTACGCCGATCTCATCCTGACCAACAGGGGCTCCGGCACCGTGACCGTGGTCCCCAACGGACTCTGA
- a CDS encoding ATP-binding response regulator, which translates to MSLVLVADDEPAVLEVLSQVIEDLGHDVVRARDGEEALALARTHRPRLVVTDHMMPRMSGMELCSRLKQEPGLREVPIILLSAVLQQGSPEASAFLNKPFEITDFETLIHDVLEKAPAAPLEPATPVEALSRWVAQSLQGPLEAAREQLRTLRDLPPPGRGAVEALSTQLQSLERMGHYLQDAARLSAGSVTLRPVEGDLRRHLEASVARCRTAGPGVPVEVTVPPEAVGLRFDPERLAQVFDVLLSNAARQGGVRVELEASPEQVLVRVSDRGPGIPEAELPRLFQPFPEGPARGEALGLYVASELAKLHGGALSAESRPGEGATFSVSLPRVA; encoded by the coding sequence ATGAGTCTCGTCCTGGTCGCGGATGATGAACCCGCGGTGCTGGAGGTCCTGAGCCAGGTGATTGAGGACCTGGGGCACGACGTGGTGCGCGCACGGGATGGCGAGGAGGCCCTGGCGCTCGCCCGCACCCACCGGCCCCGGCTGGTGGTGACGGACCACATGATGCCGCGCATGAGCGGCATGGAGCTGTGCAGCCGGCTGAAGCAGGAGCCGGGCCTGCGCGAGGTGCCCATCATCCTCTTGAGCGCGGTCCTCCAGCAGGGCTCGCCGGAGGCGTCCGCGTTCCTCAACAAGCCCTTTGAAATCACCGACTTCGAGACGCTGATCCACGACGTGCTGGAGAAGGCCCCCGCCGCGCCCCTGGAGCCCGCGACGCCGGTGGAGGCGCTGAGCCGGTGGGTGGCGCAGTCGCTCCAGGGACCGCTGGAGGCCGCGCGCGAACAACTGCGCACGCTCCGTGACCTGCCGCCGCCCGGCAGGGGCGCGGTGGAGGCGCTGAGCACGCAACTGCAGTCGCTGGAGCGGATGGGACACTACCTCCAGGACGCGGCCCGCCTGAGCGCGGGCAGCGTGACGCTGCGGCCGGTGGAGGGCGACCTGCGCCGGCACCTGGAGGCGTCCGTCGCAAGGTGCCGCACGGCGGGGCCCGGCGTGCCGGTGGAGGTGACGGTGCCCCCGGAGGCGGTGGGCCTGCGCTTCGATCCGGAGCGCCTGGCGCAGGTGTTCGACGTGCTCCTGTCGAACGCGGCCCGGCAGGGCGGGGTGCGCGTGGAACTGGAGGCGTCCCCGGAGCAGGTGCTGGTGCGCGTGAGCGACCGGGGTCCGGGCATCCCGGAAGCGGAGCTGCCCCGGCTGTTCCAGCCCTTCCCGGAGGGCCCCGCGCGAGGAGAGGCGCTGGGGCTCTACGTGGCCTCGGAGCTGGCGAAGCTGCACGGCGGCGCGCTCTCCGCCGAGTCGCGCCCCGGTGAGGGCGCGACGTTCAGCGTGTCGCTGCCGCGCGTGGCCTGA
- a CDS encoding MmcQ/YjbR family DNA-binding protein has product MAARKKTAAKRKGRLTVDDVREMALALPATEERPSYGTPGFRVSDTLFARVLDDDSIVIQVDFDHREALLQSQPDVFLVTPHYQDWPMVIVRLTTVDRPLLQSLLKEAWRRCASAKVLKAQEPAPKPAARKRTV; this is encoded by the coding sequence ATGGCGGCGCGGAAGAAGACGGCGGCGAAGCGCAAGGGACGGCTCACGGTGGACGACGTGCGCGAAATGGCGCTGGCGCTCCCGGCGACGGAGGAGCGCCCCTCCTACGGCACGCCGGGTTTCCGGGTGAGCGACACGCTCTTCGCGAGGGTGCTGGATGACGACTCCATCGTCATCCAGGTGGACTTCGACCACCGCGAGGCCCTGCTGCAATCACAGCCAGACGTCTTCCTGGTGACGCCGCACTATCAGGACTGGCCCATGGTCATCGTGCGGCTCACCACCGTGGACCGGCCCTTGCTGCAATCCCTGCTCAAGGAGGCCTGGCGGCGGTGTGCCTCCGCCAAGGTGCTCAAGGCGCAGGAGCCAGCTCCAAAGCCCGCCGCCCGCAAGCGGACCGTGTAG
- a CDS encoding NAD(P)H-quinone oxidoreductase, with the protein MKVVRITKPGGPEVLAFDERPEPVPGPYDVQVRVRASALNRADLLQVRGAYPPPPDAPQDVPGLEYAGEVVAVGPRARKFQPGDRVMGLVGGGAWSEVLTAHEREVLRMPEGLDFADAAALPEAYLTAYDALVLQADLRPGETVLVHAVASGVGSAAALLCKAMGVRVVGTGRSAQKLARASEWGVGHTVLCESNPPVFADAVLAATGGRGADVCLDLVGGAYLPESVKAMAPRGRLMQVGSVAGARAELDLGLVMRKRLTLTGTVLRSRPAEEKMLLTQVAERQLLPLFDSGALKAVVDAVLPMTELRSGLERMAGNGTVGKIVVRWD; encoded by the coding sequence ATGAAGGTCGTGCGCATCACGAAGCCGGGCGGTCCGGAGGTCCTCGCGTTCGACGAGCGGCCGGAGCCGGTGCCGGGGCCGTACGACGTGCAGGTGCGGGTGCGGGCCAGCGCGCTCAACCGGGCGGACCTGCTCCAGGTGCGCGGCGCCTATCCGCCGCCGCCCGACGCGCCCCAGGACGTGCCGGGCCTGGAGTACGCGGGTGAGGTGGTGGCGGTGGGCCCGCGTGCGCGCAAGTTCCAGCCGGGCGACCGGGTGATGGGGCTCGTCGGCGGGGGCGCGTGGAGCGAGGTGCTCACGGCGCATGAGCGCGAGGTGCTGCGCATGCCGGAGGGCCTGGACTTCGCGGACGCGGCGGCGCTGCCGGAGGCGTACCTCACGGCGTACGACGCGCTGGTGCTCCAGGCGGACCTGCGGCCCGGGGAGACGGTGCTGGTGCACGCGGTGGCGAGCGGCGTGGGGTCCGCCGCGGCGCTGCTCTGCAAGGCCATGGGTGTGCGGGTGGTGGGCACGGGGCGCAGCGCGCAGAAGCTGGCGCGGGCCTCCGAGTGGGGCGTGGGCCACACGGTGCTGTGTGAGAGCAACCCGCCGGTGTTCGCGGACGCGGTGCTGGCCGCGACGGGAGGCCGCGGCGCGGACGTGTGCCTGGACCTGGTGGGTGGCGCCTACCTGCCGGAGTCCGTGAAGGCGATGGCGCCCCGGGGGCGGTTGATGCAGGTGGGCTCGGTGGCGGGAGCGCGCGCGGAGCTGGACCTGGGGCTGGTGATGCGCAAGCGGCTCACGCTCACGGGGACGGTGCTTCGCAGCAGGCCCGCGGAGGAGAAGATGCTGCTCACGCAGGTGGCGGAGCGGCAGCTGTTGCCCCTGTTCGACTCCGGCGCGCTGAAGGCCGTCGTGGATGCGGTGCTGCCCATGACGGAGCTCCGCTCCGGGCTGGAGCGGATGGCGGGCAACGGCACGGTGGGCAAGATCGTCGTTCGCTGGGACTGA
- a CDS encoding trypsin-like peptidase domain-containing protein, translated as MRAAHIRWGLLLTGLVLALPAHADLSRRRSDVVEVVQKVSPAVVYIGTEQEVESRFRGRQRSPLEEFFGQGMDQPQTRQRITGLGSGAIIDASGIIVTNDHVIRGASAIHVVLADGRTFDAEVVGSDANNDLAVLKVNAKEPLPTAKLGTSSDLMIGETVVAIGSPFGLSKTVTAGVVSATGRTFRADDRVYNDFLQTDAAINPGNSGGPLLNVDGEIIGINTAIYANGQGIGFAIPADKVRRIVEELTRFGKVRPAWVGMDTADLPAQVAARLGWDRTYGVIVTNVDPDSPASQAGVQRGDVVAELGGSRIQDAEDFDSRVRGYPARSVFPLVLFRAGGNRTVQVTPVEFPARLLETLAWEKLGLRVKESKGGMAIASVRTGSAASEIGLEPGDVLLRMNNQPVPTGDTFREALLTARRGRSVLLLVRRGRYGYHLTLPFEGQRL; from the coding sequence ATGAGGGCAGCACACATCCGGTGGGGGCTCTTGCTGACGGGGCTCGTGCTGGCGCTTCCGGCGCACGCGGACCTGTCCCGGCGGCGCAGCGACGTGGTGGAGGTGGTGCAGAAGGTCTCCCCCGCGGTCGTCTACATCGGCACCGAACAGGAGGTGGAGTCGCGCTTCCGGGGCCGGCAGCGCTCGCCGCTGGAGGAGTTCTTCGGCCAGGGGATGGATCAGCCGCAGACGCGCCAGCGCATCACCGGCCTGGGCAGCGGCGCCATCATCGACGCGTCCGGCATCATCGTCACCAACGACCACGTCATCCGCGGCGCCTCCGCCATCCACGTGGTGCTCGCGGACGGGCGCACGTTCGACGCGGAGGTGGTGGGCAGCGACGCGAACAACGACCTGGCCGTCCTCAAGGTCAACGCGAAGGAGCCCCTGCCCACCGCGAAGCTGGGCACCAGCAGTGACTTGATGATTGGCGAGACGGTGGTGGCCATTGGCAGCCCGTTCGGCCTGAGCAAGACGGTGACGGCGGGCGTGGTGTCCGCCACGGGCCGCACCTTCCGCGCGGACGACCGCGTCTACAACGACTTCCTCCAGACGGACGCGGCCATCAACCCGGGCAACTCCGGCGGGCCGCTGCTCAACGTGGACGGGGAGATCATCGGCATCAACACCGCCATCTACGCCAACGGCCAGGGCATCGGCTTCGCCATCCCCGCGGACAAGGTGCGGCGCATCGTGGAGGAGCTCACGCGCTTCGGGAAGGTGCGCCCCGCGTGGGTGGGCATGGACACGGCGGACCTGCCCGCGCAGGTGGCCGCGCGGCTCGGGTGGGACCGCACGTACGGCGTCATCGTGACGAACGTGGATCCGGACAGCCCCGCCTCGCAGGCCGGCGTGCAGCGCGGCGACGTGGTCGCGGAGCTGGGCGGTTCGCGCATCCAGGACGCGGAGGACTTCGACTCGCGCGTGCGTGGTTATCCGGCCCGCTCGGTCTTCCCCCTGGTGCTCTTCCGAGCAGGCGGAAACCGCACGGTGCAGGTGACGCCGGTTGAATTTCCTGCTCGCCTGCTTGAAACCCTGGCGTGGGAGAAGCTGGGACTGCGGGTGAAGGAGAGCAAGGGCGGGATGGCGATCGCGTCCGTGCGGACGGGCTCCGCCGCCTCGGAGATTGGCCTGGAGCCGGGGGACGTGCTGTTGCGGATGAACAATCAGCCTGTCCCGACGGGTGACACTTTCCGTGAAGCCCTGCTGACGGCGCGACGGGGACGTAGCGTGCTGTTGCTCGTGCGGCGCGGGCGTTACGGCTACCACCTGACACTGCCTTTCGAAGGCCAGCGTCTCTAG